The following proteins are encoded in a genomic region of Galbibacter sp. BG1:
- a CDS encoding FGGY-family carbohydrate kinase: MKKKVTAVFDIGKTNKKFFLFDEDFQEVYREYVAFDAIEDEDGHPTENLEVLQNWLKTLFHRILEAEEFDVKAINFSSYGASFVHLDENGNALTPLYNYTKPISEEVITSFYKKYGPELEFTRATGSSKEGLLNSGIQLYWLKHTKPEIFGKIKYSLHLPQYLSYIFTGIPLSEYTSIGCHTALWDYSKKDYHTWVYKEEIHKILPPIVSTETSINMNYNGKRIKIGVGIHDSSSALLPYARSLQEPFILVSTGTWSIALNPFTTSELSTEEVADNCINYMRINGKAVKASRLFLGNEYKIQVKKLSEYYQVAEDYHKAVQFNEDTYYEITKDFENLFTWESIANDLLVENKTLPYETFEHAYHHLMIELVMLQVKSIETAKGKDAIYKLYVDGGFSDNDVYIKLLSHYLRNMELRTTNASLGSALGAAISISDTKLNSKFLKKNYSLKKHVPLIVK; the protein is encoded by the coding sequence ATGAAAAAGAAAGTCACGGCTGTTTTTGATATAGGAAAGACCAACAAGAAATTTTTTCTTTTTGATGAAGACTTCCAAGAGGTGTATCGGGAATATGTTGCCTTTGATGCTATTGAAGATGAGGACGGCCATCCTACAGAAAACCTGGAAGTGCTTCAAAATTGGTTAAAAACCCTTTTTCATAGAATCTTGGAGGCTGAAGAGTTTGATGTTAAGGCCATAAATTTCTCATCCTACGGTGCCAGTTTTGTTCATCTGGATGAAAACGGAAATGCCCTTACCCCACTTTACAATTATACAAAACCTATTTCAGAGGAGGTCATAACTTCCTTTTATAAAAAATATGGGCCAGAACTTGAATTTACGAGGGCGACCGGATCTTCCAAAGAAGGCCTCTTAAATTCAGGAATCCAACTGTATTGGCTAAAACATACTAAACCAGAAATATTTGGAAAAATTAAATACTCTTTACATTTACCTCAGTATTTAAGCTATATCTTTACGGGGATTCCACTTAGTGAGTATACCAGTATTGGTTGCCATACCGCACTTTGGGATTATAGTAAAAAAGATTACCATACTTGGGTCTACAAAGAAGAAATACATAAAATCCTTCCGCCCATAGTTTCCACGGAAACCAGTATCAATATGAATTACAATGGGAAACGCATTAAAATTGGAGTTGGCATTCACGATAGTTCTTCAGCACTACTTCCTTATGCAAGGAGTTTGCAAGAACCTTTTATTCTTGTTTCAACGGGAACATGGAGCATCGCTTTAAATCCGTTTACCACTAGTGAGCTCTCCACAGAAGAAGTCGCAGATAACTGTATAAATTACATGCGCATCAACGGGAAGGCTGTTAAAGCATCTCGTTTGTTCTTAGGGAATGAATATAAAATTCAGGTAAAAAAACTATCGGAATATTACCAGGTAGCGGAAGATTACCATAAAGCGGTACAATTCAATGAAGATACCTATTATGAGATTACTAAAGATTTTGAGAATCTTTTTACATGGGAAAGTATAGCAAACGATCTATTGGTTGAAAACAAAACACTTCCTTACGAAACTTTTGAGCATGCCTATCACCACCTTATGATCGAACTGGTAATGCTACAGGTTAAAAGTATCGAAACCGCGAAAGGTAAAGATGCCATCTATAAATTGTATGTGGACGGCGGGTTTAGTGACAATGATGTGTACATAAAACTGCTGTCACATTATTTAAGAAATATGGAATTGAGAACAACCAACGCATCTCTCGGTTCGGCTTTGGGAGCTGCTATAAGTATTTCGGACACCAAATTGAACTCTAAATTCTTAAAAAAGAATTATTCCTTAAAAAAACACGTTCCTCTTATCGTAAAATAA
- a CDS encoding sugar isomerase — protein sequence MRINPDQLSHNNKEDLNAHQSQYKNLTEVLINKGKNIQKIIQSLADFQVAIPSWALGAGGTRFGRFSYHGEPSSLEQKLEDIGVIHALTQTAGAVSLHIPWDIPTDYSAIKELASSLDIKFDAVNSNTFQDQKNGKESYKFGSLSNTSKAVRDQAIAHNIDVINIGDKLGSKSITVWLADGSSFPGQANFQMALTHTQDSLKEIYKNLPDDWKVFIEYKPYEPYFYSTVIQDWGTSFMLANECGEKAFTLVDLGHHLPNTNIEQIVSTLMLKGKLGGFHFNDSKYGDDDITVGSIKPYALFLIFNELVYGMENNPQNPALSWMIDASHNLKDPLEDLIQSLEAIQIAYAKALLIDQKELREAQQEHDVTKCQEILQEAYLTDVRPLVREARLQRDGAINPLQQYRLLGVRKQLIEERGTNTVATGL from the coding sequence ATGAGAATTAACCCAGACCAACTGAGTCATAACAACAAAGAAGATCTTAACGCACACCAATCTCAATACAAAAACCTCACAGAGGTATTAATTAACAAAGGAAAAAACATTCAGAAAATCATTCAAAGTTTAGCCGATTTTCAAGTTGCGATCCCAAGTTGGGCATTAGGGGCTGGAGGTACGAGATTTGGGAGGTTTTCTTATCATGGAGAGCCTTCATCTTTAGAACAGAAATTAGAAGATATCGGGGTAATACATGCGCTTACTCAAACTGCAGGCGCGGTATCGCTGCACATCCCATGGGACATCCCGACCGATTACTCCGCCATTAAAGAACTAGCCTCTAGTTTGGATATTAAATTTGATGCCGTAAACTCGAACACTTTTCAGGATCAGAAAAACGGTAAGGAATCTTATAAATTTGGTTCCCTAAGCAATACCAGTAAAGCGGTTCGCGACCAAGCCATTGCTCATAATATCGATGTAATAAATATTGGGGATAAACTAGGTTCTAAAAGCATCACGGTATGGTTGGCAGACGGCAGCTCTTTCCCAGGCCAGGCTAATTTCCAAATGGCATTGACGCATACACAGGATAGTTTAAAGGAAATTTATAAAAACCTCCCGGACGATTGGAAGGTTTTTATCGAATACAAACCTTACGAACCTTATTTTTACAGCACGGTAATCCAAGATTGGGGCACCTCTTTTATGCTGGCCAACGAATGCGGTGAAAAGGCATTTACGTTGGTGGATTTGGGACACCATTTACCAAACACCAACATCGAACAAATCGTTTCTACGCTTATGCTGAAAGGAAAACTTGGTGGGTTTCATTTTAACGATAGCAAATATGGGGATGATGATATTACTGTAGGCTCCATTAAACCGTATGCTCTGTTCTTGATTTTTAATGAATTGGTCTACGGAATGGAAAACAACCCTCAGAACCCAGCACTTTCTTGGATGATCGATGCCAGCCATAACTTAAAAGACCCATTGGAAGACCTTATCCAGTCGCTCGAAGCTATACAAATAGCTTATGCCAAAGCCTTATTGATCGACCAAAAAGAATTGAGGGAAGCACAACAGGAGCATGATGTTACCAAATGTCAAGAAATACTTCAAGAAGCCTATTTAACAGATGTAAGGCCGCTGGTTCGGGAGGCAAGGTTGCAACGAGATGGAGCCATTAACCCATTGCAGCAATACCGATTGCTTGGCGTAAGAAAACAATTGATTGAAGAAAGAGGAACAAATACAGTAGCTACAGGATTATAA
- a CDS encoding bifunctional aldolase/short-chain dehydrogenase has translation MNTLAKKFKHVDYLWDEEKAASLGDDQVALFLYRSNILGADLRITNYGGGNTSCKTIEKDPLTNEDVEVMWVKGSGGDIGTLTRAGIAGLYTNRLRDLKNVYGGLEDEDRMVGLFNHCIYDLDSKAPSIDTPLHGLLPFKHIDHLHPDSLIAVAAAKDSEKITKEIWGDTMGWVPWQRPGFDLGLQLEKCLKENPGIRGIVLGSHGLFTWGDTSYECYMNSLEVIETASEYIENKIKENGSVFGGQKVESLPAGERKQKAAQLMPLLRGLCSSEKNMIGHFTDSDTVLEFINSNDLSRLAPMGTSCPDHFLRTKIQPLVLDLDRNEDLTDTISVLHKLEPAFEQYRQEYAEYYNNCKHDNSPAMRDANPVIIIYPGVGMFSFAKNKQTTRVASEFYVNAINVMRGAEAISEYTSLPRQEAFDIEYWLLEEAKLQRMPAEQPLSRKVAIVTGAGGGIGKAIADKLVAEGANVVLTDISEDSLEEAEKTYKKDQVATAICDVTKEESIIAAYKEACLAFGGIDIIVHSAGLAISKSLEDTTQKDWDLLQDILVKGQFLMAQHGVAILKNQGLGGDIVNIASKNGLVSGPNNVGYGTAKAAQQHMTRLLAAELGEAKIRVNTVNPDGVIVGSKIWEGAWAEGRAKAYGIKVEDLPAHYAKRNLLNEIIYPADIANGVFSLVAILDKSTGNIINVDGGMANAFVR, from the coding sequence ATGAACACCTTGGCTAAAAAATTTAAACATGTAGACTACTTATGGGATGAAGAAAAAGCTGCAAGCTTGGGAGATGATCAAGTAGCATTATTTCTGTACCGTTCTAACATTTTAGGCGCCGATTTACGCATTACCAATTATGGTGGTGGAAATACCAGTTGTAAAACCATTGAAAAAGACCCACTCACCAATGAAGATGTAGAAGTTATGTGGGTAAAGGGTTCTGGTGGAGACATAGGCACCTTAACTCGTGCAGGAATTGCCGGGCTGTACACCAATAGATTGAGAGACCTCAAAAATGTTTACGGCGGTCTGGAAGATGAAGACCGTATGGTGGGCCTTTTTAACCATTGTATTTACGATCTTGATAGTAAAGCACCTTCCATAGATACACCCCTTCATGGATTATTGCCGTTTAAACACATAGACCACTTGCACCCAGATTCACTTATAGCAGTGGCTGCAGCAAAAGACAGTGAAAAAATAACCAAGGAAATTTGGGGTGACACCATGGGGTGGGTACCTTGGCAACGCCCTGGTTTTGATCTCGGACTTCAATTGGAGAAATGCTTAAAAGAAAATCCGGGGATTCGAGGGATCGTGCTGGGTAGCCATGGTTTATTCACGTGGGGAGATACTTCCTATGAGTGTTATATGAACAGTTTGGAAGTTATTGAAACAGCTTCGGAATATATTGAAAACAAAATCAAAGAAAACGGAAGCGTTTTTGGAGGGCAGAAAGTAGAAAGCCTTCCGGCCGGGGAGCGAAAGCAAAAAGCAGCTCAGCTCATGCCACTCCTTAGAGGCCTTTGCTCTTCAGAAAAAAACATGATTGGGCATTTTACCGATAGCGATACTGTTTTGGAGTTTATAAACAGCAACGACCTATCGCGCTTGGCACCAATGGGAACTTCGTGCCCAGATCACTTCTTGCGTACCAAGATACAACCGTTGGTATTGGATTTGGATAGAAATGAAGATCTAACCGACACCATTTCGGTTCTGCATAAACTAGAACCCGCTTTCGAACAATATAGACAAGAATACGCCGAGTACTACAATAATTGCAAGCATGATAACAGTCCGGCTATGCGGGATGCCAATCCGGTAATTATTATTTACCCAGGCGTAGGAATGTTCTCTTTTGCCAAAAATAAGCAAACCACCCGTGTAGCAAGTGAGTTTTACGTAAACGCTATAAATGTTATGCGTGGTGCGGAAGCTATTTCAGAGTATACTTCTTTACCAAGACAGGAAGCATTCGATATTGAATATTGGTTGTTGGAAGAAGCAAAACTGCAAAGAATGCCAGCCGAGCAACCACTTTCCCGAAAAGTAGCCATTGTAACTGGTGCCGGAGGAGGAATAGGAAAAGCCATTGCCGATAAATTGGTGGCTGAAGGTGCCAATGTAGTATTGACGGATATCAGTGAAGATTCGCTTGAAGAAGCCGAAAAAACATATAAAAAAGATCAAGTGGCAACAGCCATTTGCGATGTAACAAAAGAAGAATCGATTATTGCAGCCTATAAAGAAGCTTGTTTGGCTTTTGGGGGTATCGATATCATTGTACACTCGGCAGGATTGGCCATCTCCAAATCTTTGGAAGATACCACCCAAAAAGATTGGGACTTGCTACAGGATATTTTAGTTAAAGGTCAATTTTTAATGGCTCAGCATGGTGTTGCAATCCTTAAAAACCAAGGATTAGGCGGTGATATTGTAAATATTGCTAGTAAAAACGGACTCGTTTCAGGGCCTAATAACGTAGGTTATGGAACGGCCAAAGCGGCCCAACAACACATGACGCGCCTATTGGCAGCCGAACTTGGAGAAGCCAAAATAAGGGTAAACACTGTTAATCCAGATGGCGTAATTGTAGGTAGCAAAATATGGGAAGGTGCTTGGGCAGAAGGCCGAGCAAAGGCTTATGGCATAAAAGTGGAAGACCTCCCTGCACACTACGCAAAAAGAAACTTATTAAATGAAATAATTTATCCAGCAGATATTGCCAATGGTGTATTTTCATTGGTTGCCATCTTGGATAAATCTACCGGAAACATCATCAATGTAGACGGTGGAATGGCAAATGCATTTGTTAGATAA
- the lnt gene encoding apolipoprotein N-acyltransferase, with protein sequence MKKSILLAILSGLLLALAWPTYGVPLLAFIGFVPLLLAEKSIRESQLKRKGAKVFFTAYITFIIWNSITTWWIWYSTPFGMFFALAVNSLLMTIVFSLYHFVAKRLPAKIHLIFLPAIWMAFEKFHLNWDFSWPWLNLGNVFSEYTTWIQWYEYTGVFGGALWIWIINIGVFKTVSHYKQEKNRTILTKGIAKNVLLIAIPIILSLFLLYNYEESSKTAEVTLLQPNIDPYSQKYDISNLQMTQNLIAMAKPVISTKTNYVIAPETALAKGSPIDRFDDSSEKMMLQKFVRDYPNMQFITGVDFYRHYTEQKQPSATANYYGPNGWFDFYNAAVQVNKNSVTEKYIKSKLVVGVENFPFKSFLEPLLGDVMLDLGGTVAMRATQKERSVFTSSDGSLKAAPIICYESIYGEFVTGYVEKGANFLAIITNDAWWDNTQGHKQHLSYARLRAIETRKSVARSANTGISAFINEKGELTKTLAYNEKGTLSGAITINNKKTFYVKYGDFIARIAVLFAGMILLYAIARKKGS encoded by the coding sequence ATGAAAAAATCTATTTTACTCGCTATACTTTCTGGGTTGTTACTTGCCTTGGCGTGGCCAACTTACGGGGTTCCACTTCTTGCTTTTATTGGTTTTGTGCCTTTGTTATTGGCAGAAAAAAGCATTCGTGAATCTCAATTAAAAAGAAAGGGAGCGAAAGTGTTTTTTACGGCTTATATTACCTTTATTATATGGAACAGCATTACTACTTGGTGGATTTGGTATTCCACCCCCTTTGGAATGTTTTTCGCATTGGCCGTTAACTCATTGTTAATGACGATTGTATTTTCCCTCTATCATTTTGTGGCAAAAAGACTGCCTGCAAAAATTCATCTTATATTTCTCCCAGCCATCTGGATGGCCTTCGAAAAGTTTCATTTAAATTGGGATTTCTCATGGCCTTGGTTAAACTTAGGAAATGTCTTTTCAGAATACACCACTTGGATACAATGGTATGAGTATACAGGTGTTTTTGGTGGTGCTCTATGGATATGGATTATTAATATTGGGGTATTCAAAACCGTTTCTCATTACAAACAAGAGAAAAATAGAACAATCCTTACCAAAGGAATAGCCAAAAATGTATTGCTTATTGCCATCCCCATTATTCTATCGCTATTTTTACTATATAATTACGAAGAGTCTTCTAAAACCGCAGAAGTTACCTTGCTGCAACCTAATATCGATCCGTATTCCCAGAAATATGACATCTCTAACCTTCAAATGACGCAAAATTTAATTGCTATGGCAAAACCGGTGATTTCCACCAAAACGAACTACGTTATCGCACCAGAAACTGCCTTGGCCAAAGGATCTCCTATCGATCGTTTTGATGACAGTAGCGAAAAAATGATGCTTCAAAAATTCGTAAGGGATTATCCAAACATGCAATTTATAACGGGAGTCGATTTTTACCGGCACTATACAGAACAAAAACAGCCGAGTGCCACTGCAAATTATTATGGGCCTAACGGTTGGTTCGATTTTTACAATGCAGCCGTTCAGGTTAATAAAAATAGCGTGACGGAAAAATATATAAAATCCAAATTGGTGGTAGGTGTGGAAAATTTTCCTTTTAAAAGTTTTTTAGAACCCTTACTTGGCGATGTTATGCTCGATCTTGGTGGTACCGTTGCCATGAGAGCCACGCAAAAAGAGCGTTCGGTCTTTACCTCTTCTGATGGCTCTTTAAAAGCAGCACCCATCATTTGTTACGAATCTATTTATGGGGAATTTGTAACCGGGTATGTAGAGAAGGGCGCAAATTTTTTAGCCATAATTACCAACGACGCTTGGTGGGATAATACTCAAGGACACAAACAACATTTAAGCTACGCTCGCCTACGTGCCATTGAAACGAGAAAAAGTGTGGCAAGAAGCGCCAATACAGGGATTTCAGCCTTTATAAATGAAAAAGGTGAGCTTACAAAAACGTTGGCATACAATGAAAAAGGAACATTATCTGGCGCTATTACCATTAACAACAAAAAGACATTTTATGTAAAATACGGCGATTTTATTGCTAGAATAGCGGTTCTTTTTGCTGGGATGATCTTACTCTACGCTATAGCCAGAAAAAAAGGGAGTTAA
- a CDS encoding alpha-hydroxy acid oxidase, giving the protein MALTFNQQYPSVDDLRTKAKKRMPRFAFEYLDGGCNEDINLHRNTSELREVQLEPRYLKNYKDASIKTTLFGKEYDAPFGIAPVGLQGLMWPNSPVILAKAAFQHNIPFILSTVTTMDIEKASELTEGNAWFQLYNPVEDHIRKDIIKRAGDAGCPVLVLLCDVPTFGYRPRDFRNGLALPPKMSINNILQILGKPTWAFNTLKHGQPNFENLKPYMPEGLNLKQLGKFMDQTFSGRLNEERIKPIRDQWKGKLVLKGVASEADAQEAIRLGFDGIIVSNHGGRQLDAGESTIKPLTTIAEKYGDQIEVMIDSGLRSGPDIARAMASGAKFTFMGRSFMYGAAALGNKGGDHTISMLKIQLKQVMDQLCCETIEDLPKHLIVPS; this is encoded by the coding sequence ATGGCACTCACATTTAATCAACAGTATCCATCCGTCGACGATCTTAGGACGAAAGCCAAAAAAAGAATGCCGCGTTTTGCGTTTGAGTATTTGGATGGTGGCTGCAATGAAGATATTAATTTGCACCGCAACACCAGCGAACTTAGGGAGGTGCAATTAGAGCCCCGTTATTTAAAAAATTACAAGGATGCTTCCATTAAAACAACGCTATTCGGGAAAGAATACGACGCTCCATTTGGAATAGCCCCGGTAGGACTGCAGGGACTTATGTGGCCAAATTCCCCTGTCATATTGGCGAAAGCCGCGTTTCAGCATAATATCCCATTTATATTAAGTACGGTTACCACGATGGATATCGAAAAAGCAAGCGAGCTTACCGAAGGAAATGCATGGTTTCAGTTGTACAATCCCGTAGAAGACCATATCCGAAAAGATATTATTAAAAGGGCTGGAGATGCTGGCTGCCCTGTATTGGTCTTGTTATGTGATGTCCCTACATTTGGCTATCGCCCGCGCGATTTTAGAAACGGGCTGGCATTACCTCCAAAAATGTCCATTAACAACATACTCCAGATCTTGGGGAAACCAACTTGGGCTTTCAATACCCTTAAGCACGGGCAACCCAATTTCGAAAATTTAAAGCCATATATGCCAGAAGGGCTCAACCTAAAACAATTGGGGAAGTTTATGGATCAAACTTTTTCCGGTAGGCTGAATGAAGAACGCATCAAGCCAATTCGGGATCAATGGAAAGGAAAGTTGGTATTGAAAGGGGTAGCTTCGGAAGCCGATGCCCAAGAAGCCATAAGACTTGGTTTTGATGGCATTATAGTTTCCAACCACGGCGGAAGGCAACTGGATGCTGGGGAATCTACCATAAAACCACTCACTACCATTGCCGAGAAATACGGAGACCAGATTGAGGTAATGATCGATAGCGGACTCCGTTCGGGGCCAGACATCGCACGTGCTATGGCCAGTGGAGCTAAATTTACGTTTATGGGCCGCTCTTTTATGTACGGGGCTGCCGCCTTGGGAAACAAGGGTGGCGACCACACCATTTCCATGCTTAAAATTCAGCTGAAACAAGTGATGGATCAATTGTGCTGTGAAACTATTGAAGACCTTCCAAAACATTTGATTGTTCCTTCCTAA
- a CDS encoding DUF1684 domain-containing protein gives MGKVLFLSFCCTAILLSCNDGKKYHSSEKVAEVKTQEGTTPENKVVSVKEFQQKINEEFSNPEESPLTKEDFIGFESLDFFPIDTNYSVKAKLERTPNAQPFLMPTTTDRKSQEVVFGILHFKLGEKDFQLNVYQNQQLKETEDYSDYLFLPFTDKTNGKETYGGGRYIDLRIPKGDSLTLDFNKAYNPYCAYNKEYSCPIVPKENHLDYNITAGVKKFKK, from the coding sequence ATGGGAAAAGTATTATTTTTAAGTTTTTGCTGCACCGCCATACTGCTTTCCTGTAACGACGGAAAGAAATATCATAGTAGTGAAAAGGTAGCTGAAGTAAAAACCCAAGAAGGAACAACTCCAGAAAACAAAGTTGTTTCCGTTAAAGAATTTCAGCAAAAAATAAATGAAGAATTTAGCAACCCAGAAGAATCCCCTTTAACAAAAGAAGATTTTATAGGGTTTGAAAGTTTGGACTTTTTCCCTATAGACACCAATTATAGCGTAAAAGCTAAACTAGAGCGTACCCCTAATGCGCAACCTTTTTTAATGCCCACAACTACTGATAGGAAGTCCCAAGAAGTTGTTTTTGGAATTCTTCACTTTAAACTGGGGGAAAAAGATTTTCAACTAAACGTATATCAAAATCAGCAATTAAAAGAAACGGAAGATTATAGCGACTACCTTTTTCTTCCCTTTACAGATAAAACCAATGGCAAGGAAACCTATGGTGGCGGCAGGTACATCGACTTAAGAATTCCGAAGGGAGATTCTCTAACCTTAGATTTCAACAAGGCTTACAATCCTTATTGTGCTTACAACAAAGAATATTCTTGCCCTATAGTGCCCAAAGAAAACCATTTGGATTATAATATTACCGCAGGGGTGAAAAAGTTTAAAAAGTAA
- a CDS encoding M20 family metallopeptidase: protein MIKKTLFVAFLIFLQSIFSQNEIASSISTTQIEEKTATINDSLIKIRRDLHKYPELAGNEKRTSEKVAAYLEALGLEVHKNIGGYGVVGVLQGRDGGKKIAWRADMDALSSTAPDPVEFKSENKGIRHICGHDVHTTIGLGIANVLSSLKEDWAGTMYFIFQPSEENYQGAQEMLSDGIMEIIDPDEIYALHVTAFPQGYTAVKAQNPYSFTNRLDVIYKTTKDLDEITEFTKKLVKNHVRIPADARFSDYNSLGDPEVGIASAQTIFTDYLTLASDFKVEENPENLKISVYVNSSNKKQLDSLLSDLKLTIKKSKFANTLEQVIYTNKKGTVVNDEALTAKAIESISKAYGKSKIIPLYGVIPGNVGDDFSYFQDEIPGVYFFLGGSNFEKGIIANPHAPNFMVDEACIQTGVELFSSFLLDRL from the coding sequence ATGATAAAAAAGACCTTATTTGTAGCATTTTTAATTTTTTTACAATCCATATTTTCTCAGAATGAAATTGCCTCCTCCATTTCAACAACTCAAATAGAAGAGAAAACGGCAACCATTAACGACAGTCTGATAAAAATTCGTAGGGATTTGCACAAGTATCCAGAATTGGCCGGCAATGAGAAAAGAACTTCAGAAAAAGTAGCGGCTTATTTGGAAGCCTTAGGACTGGAAGTACACAAAAACATCGGTGGATATGGTGTGGTGGGCGTTTTGCAAGGTAGGGATGGAGGAAAAAAAATAGCTTGGCGGGCCGATATGGATGCCCTGTCCTCAACCGCACCAGATCCTGTAGAATTTAAATCTGAAAACAAGGGAATAAGGCACATTTGCGGGCATGATGTGCACACAACCATCGGATTGGGCATTGCCAATGTTTTATCCTCGTTGAAAGAAGACTGGGCAGGAACGATGTATTTTATTTTTCAGCCATCCGAAGAAAACTATCAAGGAGCACAAGAAATGTTGAGTGATGGTATTATGGAAATAATAGATCCTGATGAAATCTACGCACTTCACGTTACCGCATTTCCTCAGGGATATACCGCTGTAAAAGCACAAAACCCATATTCTTTCACCAATAGATTAGACGTAATTTACAAAACGACTAAGGATCTAGATGAAATCACCGAGTTTACTAAAAAATTGGTTAAAAACCATGTTAGAATTCCAGCTGACGCGAGGTTTAGCGACTACAATAGCTTGGGGGACCCTGAAGTTGGGATAGCCAGTGCACAAACAATTTTTACCGATTATTTAACCTTGGCATCTGACTTTAAGGTTGAAGAAAACCCGGAAAATCTAAAAATAAGTGTTTATGTGAATTCAAGTAACAAAAAACAACTTGATTCCCTGCTTAGCGATCTGAAATTGACCATTAAGAAATCTAAGTTTGCCAATACACTAGAGCAGGTTATATACACGAATAAAAAAGGAACGGTTGTGAACGATGAAGCCTTAACCGCCAAAGCAATTGAAAGTATAAGCAAGGCTTATGGTAAATCTAAAATTATTCCTTTATACGGAGTTATTCCAGGGAATGTGGGAGATGATTTTTCCTATTTTCAAGATGAAATTCCAGGTGTTTATTTCTTTTTGGGTGGCTCCAATTTTGAAAAAGGAATTATTGCCAACCCACACGCCCCAAATTTTATGGTAGACGAAGCATGCATCCAAACAGGGGTGGAACTATTTTCGTCTTTCCTTTTAGATCGCCTTTAG
- a CDS encoding MFS transporter, translating into MKKLYFGYISSFQGLSTEVWWLALISLINRAGTMVIPFLSLYLTQSLNFTLADVGWIMSFFGLGSVIGSWIGGKLTDKIGYHKIMAFSLLASALFFVLLQFLNSFWGVCLGIFFVMLVADMFRPAVFVALSAYSKPENKTRSVSLIRLAINLGFSAGPAIGGLIITNLSYGGLFWVDGITCLLAGFLLLKVLNPKKARVLDEVKNDSPTSAYSDFSYWIFFVAMIIFGFIFMQYFSTIPLFYKEIFALTEDEIGLLLALNGLLVFTFEMPLVQYFEKKSWTSLSSVIFGLTLTLLSFLVLNLYSWIGILLVGMVLMSFGEMLVFPFSNAFALNRAKRGNQGEYLALYSIAFSFSHILGHNSGFHLIDVFGFEFTWYFMVALGIVGCLLLAYLKRRISIPGN; encoded by the coding sequence ATGAAAAAATTGTATTTTGGATACATTTCATCTTTTCAAGGTCTTTCCACAGAAGTGTGGTGGCTCGCATTAATTTCCTTAATTAATCGCGCGGGCACTATGGTAATTCCATTTTTATCGCTTTACTTAACCCAATCCTTAAATTTCACCTTGGCAGATGTAGGCTGGATCATGAGTTTTTTCGGCCTCGGTTCTGTGATTGGTTCGTGGATTGGGGGAAAACTAACGGATAAAATAGGCTACCACAAAATTATGGCGTTTAGTCTCCTCGCCTCTGCCCTATTTTTTGTGCTTTTGCAATTCTTAAATTCCTTTTGGGGTGTTTGCCTTGGGATATTTTTCGTCATGCTGGTAGCAGATATGTTCCGGCCAGCGGTTTTTGTTGCCTTAAGTGCCTACAGCAAGCCCGAAAACAAAACACGATCGGTATCCCTAATAAGACTGGCCATTAACTTGGGATTTTCTGCAGGTCCGGCCATTGGCGGACTCATAATTACCAATTTAAGCTACGGAGGTCTTTTTTGGGTAGATGGTATTACCTGCCTACTTGCAGGATTTTTACTTTTAAAAGTACTCAATCCTAAAAAGGCAAGAGTTTTGGATGAGGTGAAAAATGATTCGCCTACATCTGCTTATTCCGATTTTTCGTATTGGATATTTTTTGTTGCCATGATTATTTTCGGATTTATATTTATGCAGTATTTCTCCACGATACCCTTATTTTACAAAGAGATTTTCGCATTAACAGAAGATGAAATCGGTTTGCTATTGGCGCTTAATGGATTGTTGGTGTTTACATTTGAAATGCCTTTGGTGCAATATTTTGAAAAAAAGTCATGGACTTCCCTTTCTAGCGTGATATTTGGTTTAACATTAACACTGCTTAGCTTTTTGGTACTAAATTTATACTCATGGATTGGCATTCTTTTGGTTGGAATGGTTTTAATGAGCTTTGGTGAAATGTTGGTTTTTCCATTCTCCAATGCCTTTGCATTAAATAGAGCCAAAAGGGGGAATCAAGGCGAATATCTGGCACTATATAGCATTGCATTTTCTTTTTCCCATATTTTGGGGCATAATTCGGGTTTTCATTTAATAGATGTATTCGGATTTGAGTTTACTTGGTATTTTATGGTGGCATTAGGAATTGTTGGCTGTTTATTACTCGCGTATTTAAAACGTAGGATTTCCATTCCCGGTAATTAG